The genome window ggaaaaaaaaacttgaggatgaaattgtatatgttaatttttcagCTTTGCTTTTGGGCGCTTGTTTAGGTCTATTACACCTTACAACCCTTGCAAAGCAGGGGAAAGTGTTGGGCTTGGTGTTTATATTTGGCAGCTTAGTAAGATAGGTGCCATGGTTCTCAATTCCCACGATAACAGTGGTTTTCTCTTAGAAATTGTCGAAACCTAACGCTAATGCTCAGTAAAAGAGCGCCGATTCTTTAGTTATATGTCTTGTGCTTGTAGCACTAACAATTTAAGTGTAGTTTGATTCACTTCCTGGCTTAGGTTTATGAACTGTTTCTATATCTTGCCATTAACATAGTCATTCTTGATGCTTGTTAACTTTCGTGTTTAATCCTCGGTATATCTTTCATGATCTATTAGGTATTATTAGATCATTGCGTGGATTGAAtcactttttaaataataataaaaaaattatttagatattttttttacaaaacaaaaaattaaactatatgaaAATTAATCTAATCGACTTGATAGATTTAAAGATTATCTGAAtgactgataaaaatataacttgatttaaaaataaaaaaaatcaagacatctttttttaaaatattaaaatgacaacatattagatcgactcgGATCAACTCAGGTTAAGTTATCAAATCTGCTACCCGGGTCATaaaaccctatagaaagcagatataatttttttttcattattaaactcaattctcaatcaactcaatgttgaatgttgaaattacaaacaaaattcaactgaaaatatatatcgagtcaattcaggttaacctgtcaacaCATGAGTCATAAGACcaggataaccctatagaaaacaaatcgaaataaattataaaacttaatttccaatcaacccaatgttgaagggtaaaattaaaaaaaaaatcaattaaaaaaaggacacaaaaaaCCATCCAAGTCAATTGACTAAATCcgtgacccaagtcatgagactatgataatttcataaaatacaaactaaaacaaattataaaacctaattctcaatcagaATGTGTGTATTTCTTGCTCTTTGTCATCAATTAAAAGAGTAATTAACgttaatatatactaaaagagcTTGGCATTTTACTATAAGAATGAACAATGGAAAGCCAAACACTATAAAaccacacattttttttatttcaaaattagttttttttattccatcttCAAACATTAGGTTTAAGGTATatggctttataatttattttgatttgttttttatgaagttatcacgATCTCATGATCCGGGTCAAGAGTTTTGCATGTTAGCCgtgttgactcgagttattttttgtccattttgaattagttattttcaatctcatcatttaactttgagatgattgagaattaaactttataatttttttcgattATCTTTCGATGGAGTTATTCCGGTCTTCTAACTCATGTTTGGCAGGttactcgggttaacttgtcctttttgtatttgattttttttttaatttaatcctttaaaatttgattgattaaaaattatgatttatatttttttatttgctttctatgagattatcattGCTTTATAACTCGAATTgcaagttatgtttttttttttttgttaattttatccttgaaaCACCGTTAAAATTGCTCGTCATGAACCTAATAGATTAAAAATGTATAATTTCAACTTATATGTGGACATAATAAGTGTTGCTTTTAacgatgaaaaaaatagatgttatgGTTCTTCTTGTTTTCTGTTATCGATGGTTTTGTCAAGCAAATTATCCaaaattatacatatatgtgtcgactattgtttttttcttaatcttttcatgataaattattttattaataaaaatgcattataaGGATTTTAGTAGAACACTAGATCATTTGACCATCTAAAATacagtttaattagttttaaaatcatccaaaatttctatttgctctctctctctctctctctacattaTAATTGCTGCTAGCATACTGGAGAATATATTGTTTCCCTTTTATGCTGTCAAATGATTCAATTAGGGAGAAATATCAGTAGAAGATCAACCTTttctatatgtatttttaagccCTGAATTTCTGGAAAATTAAGACCATTTTCTTTGAATGTTCAAATTCTTTTCTCCCCTTTTCCAAGCAAAACACACCGTTTTACTTGATTTGAAACAACTTCTTTATGTTTTCTTCAATTGGAATTACGCCAAACTTCATATCTGTCCTTCTATTTCAATACCTTTTGCACTTCGATCCCTAGATTTTGAATTCTCTTATTTTTGGTATAGTTTCacctttttctctatttttctaatCTCATCCCTGACTAAATTACAATGTCCTTTGATTTCTCCGTTGCTTTCATGTTAGTCCTTGATTCTTCAACCcttcattttcaagtaaaattgacttctaatttcaattttcttcttcaattaagctcctaattgatcttttaatttggcCATTTATTTCAAACTCATCCTTGAACttgcaatttcttttcattttagccaaattaaactaaattaagctattttctttaatttcttcttcgaTTAAATCTTTAATTATGACCCATAAActctcaaactcaatttttttccccATGATTCTTAATTTTGGTCCAATTTCAACCctagctatgtttttttttgtatttatctatttttttatgattatttctaACCCAcacaaaaatgaataaaaataacaaaaacaataaaaatgattaaaattaactaaatttatcgaaaaaacacattttttttttggatcttatgtgtttatttgaaatgaaaaatagaataaaaaatcagGTTCTTACACACGAGCTTGGCAAAGGAGACAAATTTATCTAAGGCATCTCGGTTTATTGGCAGAATCTCAAGTATGTTTAAGCAACAAGTTCACTAGAACAGTCAAAACGTGCActaagacaaattaaaaaaaaaaaaaaaagtaaacacaaCAAATTTCTTTAATGAAGTAAGAAAAAATGATATAGAATCTATATAATAGATAATCCATTAGAGACACTAATGTGAAGGTGGCTAATGAACAATGGGATCCGATCTTCATTGATGTCGGAAAACATGTGGAGCAGCCTCTGTTAGCCACAAAGGATCAATAGTCATGACGTTCCTCATGTATTGCCGGTCTGTTCAGACAAGAGAAGTGGTATATAACCCTAGCGAGTCACAAATTCTCTTTATAAactttgaaaatggttttttttttttttttaatatagtttgtgTAATAGTTTTACAACCCGGCCtgacgggtcgacccgggactgGAACCCGGCTGACCTGGCGGGTTGACTCGGTGACACGACAAGACCCTGTAAAAAATTTGGTTGTAATCcgttgactatttttttattttttatcaaaaagacatcattttgatttataaaaaaaaataggattgaTCTGGTCAAAACCTGTGACTCTGGTCTTGGATAGAGTCGAGTACCGGACCGGGTTTAAAAATACTGGTTTGTGTTGTTAATGGtatctttgaaatattatttttaaatgataattacGGTAGCAAATCCTTAATTTGCGGTTGTAATCCCTGATTTGCTGTGTTCTCGCTCTCTCGGCGGGAGTTGTTGCTGGTGCTGTTAATTATGGGAAATAATTTTTGAGGAGCACATCAGTGTAATTAATCACACTTATCACGCTGCCTGCCACTAATCAACGATTGAGCAAAACTCTCCGTTTCATGAAGAAGCAGAAGCGCGCGCACTCCTCAAACCACTTATCACTTTCAAAACTCTACTCCTCAGCCTTGAAAGCATCGTCACATCACAATATCAAAGCGAAACGAAAGGAATGAAATCCTTcacatttattgttttttagtctaagaattaaaaaataaaaaataaaaatccctcCTCTCTCCTCTGAACCCAAAAATAACGCCATCCAATCCCAATTCACCCcgtaactctctctctctctcgcagACAGTGAAATGATAGAAAGCTGATTTCTCGAGTGGAATTTTGTATACAACACCATCCAGGTCTCAATATTGATTTCTTAGACTCTAATTCACTTTTCTCACATtagtttctctttttctttcttagatTGATCGttccgatttttttttcttaaatttatttattaggtACAGAGATTTAGTGCTGTTTGGTTAATGATCATGAAGTAGGACTTTTTATAGTAGGAGATCAATTATTTACTTTTTCTGTGAATTTTCTAAACAGGACTTTCTTTTTTGTGAGATCATTGCAGCGAGTAGGAATTTGTGTTGAAGATCAATCAATTATGGACTATTCGCAGTCGCAGCAGCAGAAGAGATGCGATACAGTCCTGCTCTCTCCAGCTCAAACTCCGCGATCTAGCGTGAGAAGGAGCTTGAGGGATTCGTTATCAATGGACCTGTGGAGTTCGAATATCAAGCCTGATAGAGGAGTCAATGTGGAGGTCATTCTGCGTTGCAGGTAAACAAACTATTTGACGCGTTCTTGCTAGTTGTTGCATGCTTTCTTGGAGTGTTCAAATAATACTAATACcaataattaatgttaaaaaaattgtagGCCATTAAATGACGACGAGAAGCAGCTAAAGTTACCTGTAGTGATTTCATGCAATGAGGGTAGAGGAGAAGTTTCTGTGGTCCAAAACACAGCTTATAAGCAGATAGATAAAACCTTTTCCTTTGACAAGGTTCGGTTCGTTATTGTATTTCTTGAATTGGAAAACTTAAGCTGTGTTGATTAATGCATTATGTTTGCCATTTTTAATTCTACTTTAGATATTTTGGTTTAGGTTTTTGGTCCTACATCGCAGCAAAAAGAGCTGTTTGATGAAGCCATCTCTCCTATTGTGAATGAAGTTCTCGAGGGCTACAATTGCACTATCTTTGCATATGGTCAGACAGGAACGGGAAAAACTTACACAATGGAAGGCGGCAGAGTAGGAGAAGTAGAGGTTCTTGAATAGTTTGCCTGCATGGGggccttcataattttttttttctactagttTTGATTGAGTACTTTTGCATCTCAATTAAtctattttctccttttctttggtAGAGTGGAGAATTTCCTAGTGATGTAGGAATAATTCCAAGGGCAGTTCAGCAAATTCTTGATGTTCTTGAAGCTAGAAATGAGGAATATAGCATGAAAGTTACCTTTCTAGAGCTTTACAATGAAGACATAATGGACCTGCTTGCACCAGATGAAAGTTTAAATGGCCCGGATGACAAGTCCAGGAAGCCAATAGCCCTCATGGAAGATGGTAGAGGTGGTGTTTTTATAAGAGGTTTGGAGCAGGAAGTTGTTTGCACTGCAGATGGAATATATAAAATCTTGGAGAAAGGGTCAGCAAAACGGCACACTGCTGACTCTCTGCTCAATATGCAAAGCAGCCGCTCTCACACTATATTTTCCATCACTATTCATGTCAAAGAGAGTTCTTCCAATGGGGAGGAGCTAATGAAGTGCGGAAAACTTAATCTTGTTGATCTTGCTGGTTCTGAGAATGTAGTACGGTCTGGTGCAAAAGAGGTACGGATACTATAAAGTTACCATTATCGttcttgttttgtattttaattgcTTTAGATGTGCCTACTGTCTCAGCATATGATTTCTGTGGTATTTATATGCCATGTATGCGTGACTGGCATTTTCATTGTGAATGTAATCTATTTCCATTATATTGTGGCATCTTCTCATTTGACACACAATCTCGTAGGGAAGAGTTAGGGAAGCTGGGGAGATCAATAAAAGCTTGCTTACGCTCGGTCGAGTTATTAATGCACTAGTTGAACACTCTGGACATGTTCCATACAGGTACATCATATTGGTAGTTAATGTAACAGAGAATGCCCTGCTGAAATCTtagtatattgatttttttgttactcTTGTAACAACAGGGACAGTAAGTTAACAAGATTATTGAGAGATTCGCTTGGTGGGAATACAAAGACGTGCATAATTGCTACAGTATCACCATCTATCCATTCTTTGGAAGAGACACTCAACACTCTAGATTATGCTCATCGtgccaaaaaaatcaagaacagaCCAGAGGTACTTAACTTGTTTCCTGTTTTGCATCCCATGTCTTCTAGTTTTCCTTCTCATCTTCGAACCAACGATAACAATGTCATCTTGTTACTACTCTAGGTCAATCAGAGGGTGGCCAAATCTGAGTTGATCAAGGATCTGTATAAAGAGATAGACCGCCATAGGCAAGGTTGTTAAGAGCTATTTTGTTAAACTATGATAAAAACCTAATTGTCATCAATGTGCTGGGGATAATTTCTGTTTCCATGGACAGAAATATATGCTGAAAGGGAGAAGAATGGCATTTATATACCACACAACCGTTTCCAAAGTGAAGAAGCTGAGAGGaaggtaaatttttttgttgatttctcaCCATTGTTATGACTTCCACACTCAAGAGACGCTGTATTATCTCTTGCATGTTCTTGTGTAGGCCTTGGTTGAGCAGATTAAGAGCATGGAATTTGACTTAGTATTTAAAGACAAGGTAAACACCTTATTTTGGAGAAATATGCCGGACTCTTTCCATGTATTATATAGAAGGTGTagcaaataatacaaattatgCTTTGATCAGGAACTCATGGGGCTTCAGAAGCTTTATGATAAGCAGCAAACTTTGACAGCTGAATTAAGTGAAAAACTCCAAATGACACAAGTAAATGAACCATTTGAAAGTGATAAATATTTAGTTTTCTGACAGGACTAATCAAcccttttcttataatttttaactgCAGAAAGATTTTGAGAAAACTCAAAATACTTTGCTCGAAATAGAAGGCAGAAATAGAAAGGCAAAtgcaatgataaaagaaaaggagcacTTGATTTCTCATCTTCTCCAATCCGGTAAGAAAAAGGCCACCGGAATTCTTAGGAAATTTTCAGCATCacttgtataaattttttatcctaATTTGTTACATTCAAATGGAAAGGACACAAGAAGAGTTTATGGGGACAAATATTAGGCCAGCAAACTAGGAACATAGCACATGCTCGTCAGTCTTCTCTGTCTCCCTTGTTCTTTTGGTATAACATTACCACAAGAacacttacttttttttttgtttttcttttttgataataCATGGCAATTTCTTGAATGGGAAGAACATATagtattgaaattgaaatcatAACAGTATAACAAACTTGAATAAACCTGTTTTATGAGCAGTCCCAAGCCAGACACCTCTACTTATATGTTTGCTTTCAGagtttaatggaaaaaaagagaaacagttCTGATTATGTTTATGACAACTTTCCAAAAATAAtgtttgctaatattttttttagaaaaatcccTTACAAAACAAGCATTGGAGCTGCGGGAAGAGCTGGAGCATGCAGCTTCTGAGGCATCCAACTTGTTTTCCAAACTTGGTCTGTGCTCAGTTTTACATGTTATACATGCCAAAAAGTGAATCCTTACATCTTACTCTGTCTCTGGTTTACACTTTACAGAACTGCAGGATAAATTGGAAAATGGGAATAAAATTCTTGTCCAGAAATTCCAAACTCAATTAGCTCAGCAACTTGATGTTTTGCATCTAACTGTTGCAGCCTCCGTAACACAACAGGAGGAGCACCTGAAATCAATGGAAAAAGATTTCAATTACTCTCTGTCTAAAAAAATGGGGGTAGGATGTCTCTGTGCATGTCCTTTTTTAGTAGACATGACTTAAATAAGTTTGCTAGTGGTTTTGGCTACTTGCAGGGTATTCAAGAACTCACAACCCAAGTCAGACATCTAAAAAACACGCATGAATCTAGCATTAAATCTTTGGATGATATATCTGAAGAGCTTGATATGAATTATCGATCAGCATTTTCAAATTTGACTTCAGAAGTGTCAAGGAATTCTTCTGCTCTTGTTGGTGTAGGTATTGATTGCTATGTTAATGAAGCTCCTGTTGATTGGAATCTTATTGTCTGTGTGCTTTACCTTTATTTTTACACAGCTTTTGGAAGAGAAGTTTCTGGAGATAAATGACATTCTTGATGATGTACAAAGGGATCTCTTTAATCAACAGGAAAAGCTTGCTGAATTTGCAGAACAGCAACGCCAGGTTATTGACTGAAATTCTTATTTCAGTGATGTGCATTAGGACCAAATTGTTGTTTCTATTATTTGATTCTtctattcctttctttttattttattatttgttgagcTGTGGGTAATCGCTTTTTCATCAAATTAGTTTCCTCCATGAAATGAAATTGTCTACAGGGTCATTCCAAAACACTGCAGTTGACAAGATCCATGTCTGAAGCTATGATGAAGTTCTTTGAGACTTTAGGCACACACACTTCTAGTTTGACCCGAATTATGGAagggacccaaaaaataaatggaCAGAAACTCTATGATCTTGCAAAGGAGTTTGAGGTGgttactttgttttttctttcatttaatacACACTAGTTTCGGTGCAACATCTTCCATTTAAGGTTACTTAACTGACCCTACCATCTAATAAACTGACTTGCATCTGTAGGATTGCGCTGCTTTTGAGAAAAGGCAACTCTTGGAAAAAGTAGCTGAGCTTCTGGATATATCAAATGACAGGAAGAAAAACCTGGTTTGCGCCTATGCTTTGATTTCAACTGTAGAATAGACCAATGAGTTCTGTTGTTATATGCTGTAGAGAGAGTGATAAAGAAGTCGGATGTCTAGTAATGAAGACTTAATGGAATCAATAAAGCTGTAACTTGAATTTCAAATCATGGCTCATAGCTTAGaagtaatttaaatatattcatTGGAAATCATCAGCTTCCTATTGTGC of Populus trichocarpa isolate Nisqually-1 chromosome 16, P.trichocarpa_v4.1, whole genome shotgun sequence contains these proteins:
- the LOC7465282 gene encoding kinesin-like protein KIN-5D, which translates into the protein MDYSQSQQQKRCDTVLLSPAQTPRSSVRRSLRDSLSMDLWSSNIKPDRGVNVEVILRCRPLNDDEKQLKLPVVISCNEGRGEVSVVQNTAYKQIDKTFSFDKVFGPTSQQKELFDEAISPIVNEVLEGYNCTIFAYGQTGTGKTYTMEGGRVGEVESGEFPSDVGIIPRAVQQILDVLEARNEEYSMKVTFLELYNEDIMDLLAPDESLNGPDDKSRKPIALMEDGRGGVFIRGLEQEVVCTADGIYKILEKGSAKRHTADSLLNMQSSRSHTIFSITIHVKESSSNGEELMKCGKLNLVDLAGSENVVRSGAKEGRVREAGEINKSLLTLGRVINALVEHSGHVPYRDSKLTRLLRDSLGGNTKTCIIATVSPSIHSLEETLNTLDYAHRAKKIKNRPEVNQRVAKSELIKDLYKEIDRHRQEIYAEREKNGIYIPHNRFQSEEAERKALVEQIKSMEFDLVFKDKELMGLQKLYDKQQTLTAELSEKLQMTQKDFEKTQNTLLEIEGRNRKANAMIKEKEHLISHLLQSEKSLTKQALELREELEHAASEASNLFSKLELQDKLENGNKILVQKFQTQLAQQLDVLHLTVAASVTQQEEHLKSMEKDFNYSLSKKMGGIQELTTQVRHLKNTHESSIKSLDDISEELDMNYRSAFSNLTSEVSRNSSALVGLLEEKFLEINDILDDVQRDLFNQQEKLAEFAEQQRQGHSKTLQLTRSMSEAMMKFFETLGTHTSSLTRIMEGTQKINGQKLYDLAKEFEDCAAFEKRQLLEKVAELLDISNDRKKNLVQTAINSLLESTASRTCKLQNEMSNLQDFSCSVKSELTTHMETIATSYLVATAVMDNGKDGFEKCLQQCMSKARMGVSQLRNAQESVLDVQKRNVGSLDSIARNELETSGMILSKVSSFALSALEETGIAYKSLLSSIENLLKLDHDAHKNIRSVAVSSFEDMKGSGSNHYHTILKIKEAGQCFLDEYKVNEPYCLTLEKRSSNTPSTESIKELRNPTFQKLSRTFSGDSSVQQESEDQNILSDVCESVRPLSNSRVTLTAIN